CTGGCGGCCGTGCTGGCCCTGGGCCTGAACACCAGCGCCTTTCAGGCGGAGATCTACCGCGGCGGCTTCAATTCCATCCCCGTCGGTCAGATTGAAGCGGCCAAAACCCTGGGGCTGAGCCGCATGCGCATCCTGACGCGCATCCAGCTGCCGCAGGTGCTTTCTCTCACCTGGCCGGAGCTGGTCAATGAATGCTTCATCCTGTTCAAAAACTCGTCCCTCATTTCGGTTATCGGCGTCACGGAGCTTATGCGGCGCAGCGAGCAGCTGGTCTCCGTCACCTACCGCCCGGTGGAGGTGTACCTGGGGGCGGCCTGCTGCTACCTGGCCGTCTGCCTTGTTATTGCCCGCCTGGGCGCGCGCTTAAAGGGGAGGGGCTGATATGGACGGCCTTATGACCGCGGTTGCCGCCTGGCGAACGTTTATCGCTGAAAACGGGCTGGATTTCGTCGCCGCTTTTGAAGTGACCCTGCGCATCAGCGCCATGGCTATCGTTGGCGGCGTCATCCTGGGATTTACGGTGGAGCTTGCGCGCCGGTCCATGCGCTGGGCGCGCGGCCCTCTTACCTGCTATGTGGAGTTCTTTCGCGGGACGCCGCTGCTTATCCAGCTTTTTTTGCTCTATTACGGCGGCCCGCAGGTAGGGCTTGTGCTGGATGCCGAACCGGCGGGCATCCTGGGCATGGCCTTGTACGCCGGCGCATATTTTGCCGAAATTTTTCATGCGGGCTTTGCCTCCATCCCCGCCGGACAACGCGAGGCCGCCGTCAGCCTCGGCATCCGTCCGTGGCGCAGGCTGTGGCGCATTGAGCTGCCCCAGATGGCCCCCCTGGTGCTGCCGCCCGGCGTTAACCAGAGCATTACCCTGATCAAGGACTCCGCCATGCTTTCCATCATCACCGTGGGGGAGCTTACAAAGACCGCCACCCGCATCATGAATGCGAGCTTTGAGATCGTCATGCCCCTGTGCCTGCTGGCCCTGCTGTACTGGATCATCTCTGAGGCCGTGGCCACCCTGTGCCGCGGGGCCGAGGCGCGGCTGAGCCGCCACCTGACGCGCTGAAAAGGAGTTCACATGGAAACCATAACCACCCCCGCCATCCGGATAAGCGATGTGCACAAATACTTCGGCCAGCAAGAAGTGCTCAAAGGCATAAACCTGGAAGTGCTGCCGCGCGAGGTCGTTTGCCTTATCGGCCCTTCCGGATCGGGAAAAAGCACCCTGTTGCGCTGCGTGAACTTTCTGGACGCCTATGACGCAGGGGAAATCTGCGTAGACGGCGTCCTGATGGGGTATGAGAAGCACTACGACGGCACCCGCCGCAGGGCGAGCGAGGCGCGGATACGGGAATGCCGCCGGGATCTCGGCATGGTCTTCCAGCATTTCAACCTCTGGCCGCATATGACCGTCATAGAAAACGTCACGGAGGCCTTGATCTCCGTAGCCGGGAAAAGCAAGGCCCAGGCGGAGCAAAAAGGCATGCAGTGTCTGGAGCGGGTGGGCATGGCCGAGAAATGCCGCAGCTACCCTGCCCAGCTTTCCGGCGGGCAGCAGCAGCGGGTGGCCATAGCGCGCGCCTTGGCCATGGAGCCGCGCATTATGCTTTTTGACGAGCCCACCTCCGCCCTTGACCCGGAGCTGGTGGGCGACGTGCTGCAGGTGATGCGGCGCCTGGCGGACGACGGCATGACCATGCTTATTGTTACCCACGAAATGGGCTTTGCTGCGGAGGTAGCGGACAGGGTGGTCTTTATGGAAAGCGGCCAGGTGATTGAGCAGGGGCCACCGGAAAAAATTTTTCACGCGCCGGAAAGCCCGCGCCTGACAGCCTTTTTAAAAGGCTGGACGCAGCGCAACGGCCATGTGGCCTGAAGCGGGCAGCCCAAAACGGCGCTGAAGCGCCGCGCACCAACAAAAAGGAAGGAAGCCATGAGCGAGTACATCACCATTCCCGCACGCTGCGGCGCTGCCGCCATTGTCCGCGCGGGCGAACGCATCAAAATCGTTAATATCACCGGGCAGCAGGTGGTGGACACCTGGGCCTTCAACCTGCGGGATCCACTGGAATACATGTCCATGCAGCATGTGCGGCCGGATCTCAACAAGGGCGTGCCCGGACCCGGCGACAGGCTGGCGACCAACCGCCGCAGGCCCGTGCTGACCATGCTGGAAGACACAAGCAACGGCGCCCACGACACCTTTATGGCCGCCTGCGACATCTATCGCTACATGGGACTCGGCGTGCAGGGTTACCACGCCAACTGCACGGACAACATGTACGCCGCCTTGCGCGGCCTGGGCATCCGGGTGGACTTCTGCCCCAGCCCCCTGAATTTGTGGATGAACACGCCCATTGTGGACAATAAGGCCTCGT
This sequence is a window from Desulfovibrio legallii. Protein-coding genes within it:
- a CDS encoding amino acid ABC transporter permease, with product MNTLTFILSIFPDLLRGAVTSVLVSAAAILLGVALGIMVCQMRRSRVRGVCWTAGVYISFLRGIPVLVLLLLLFYLPSSFNWELPSLLAAVLALGLNTSAFQAEIYRGGFNSIPVGQIEAAKTLGLSRMRILTRIQLPQVLSLTWPELVNECFILFKNSSLISVIGVTELMRRSEQLVSVTYRPVEVYLGAACCYLAVCLVIARLGARLKGRG
- a CDS encoding amino acid ABC transporter permease yields the protein MDGLMTAVAAWRTFIAENGLDFVAAFEVTLRISAMAIVGGVILGFTVELARRSMRWARGPLTCYVEFFRGTPLLIQLFLLYYGGPQVGLVLDAEPAGILGMALYAGAYFAEIFHAGFASIPAGQREAAVSLGIRPWRRLWRIELPQMAPLVLPPGVNQSITLIKDSAMLSIITVGELTKTATRIMNASFEIVMPLCLLALLYWIISEAVATLCRGAEARLSRHLTR
- a CDS encoding amino acid ABC transporter ATP-binding protein encodes the protein METITTPAIRISDVHKYFGQQEVLKGINLEVLPREVVCLIGPSGSGKSTLLRCVNFLDAYDAGEICVDGVLMGYEKHYDGTRRRASEARIRECRRDLGMVFQHFNLWPHMTVIENVTEALISVAGKSKAQAEQKGMQCLERVGMAEKCRSYPAQLSGGQQQRVAIARALAMEPRIMLFDEPTSALDPELVGDVLQVMRRLADDGMTMLIVTHEMGFAAEVADRVVFMESGQVIEQGPPEKIFHAPESPRLTAFLKGWTQRNGHVA
- a CDS encoding DUF1989 domain-containing protein; the protein is MSEYITIPARCGAAAIVRAGERIKIVNITGQQVVDTWAFNLRDPLEYMSMQHVRPDLNKGVPGPGDRLATNRRRPVLTMLEDTSNGAHDTFMAACDIYRYMGLGVQGYHANCTDNMYAALRGLGIRVDFCPSPLNLWMNTPIVDNKASWLPPRSKAGDYVVLEASFDCVVVMSACPQDILPINGQQCRPSDVKYVVYKG